Proteins co-encoded in one Spirosoma endbachense genomic window:
- a CDS encoding RagB/SusD family nutrient uptake outer membrane protein codes for MSLKNNLVRVCTLGLVLSLGSCTDLVEKFQGDLTASQINPSTSGNTAALLTGVYNSIREPFQNNSQLNALCEMTTDAMMGPTRGPDWDDNGTWRQLHQHRWDGNHIRIINTFNNMSGGIFAATDMLRFNPTPQQSAEARFLRAWCMFWLLDLYDQVPYREPGESVVQESKVRKGMDALNFIISEVTTIQANLPDGPAGLANKDAARVFLMKLYLNKGAYANRAAPTFAAEDMNKVISLGDEIINSNKYSFTANYYDSFAPNNTTIGKENIWTQENVGGVSPNANLRNRWVTFLHPNQNPNGNNGWVIPPDFYDKYEATDKRLGAAYKSPGGLANPGNRINTGFLIGQQYNLTTDAPLKDRPGNPLIFSKEVKIIETGANLELPGIRPIKYPIDYANDGSRLIDNDYVYFRLADVLLMKAEAILRGGTATSAGTYGSTAVSLVNAIRTHPSRGASALASVDLNALLDERGRELYIENWRRQDLIRFGKFLQPFYEKNYASDPKYLLFPIPIQQMAVNSNLTQNSGY; via the coding sequence ATGTCTTTAAAAAATAATTTAGTTCGTGTCTGTACGCTCGGCCTGGTCTTAAGCCTGGGCAGTTGTACAGACCTGGTCGAGAAGTTTCAGGGCGATTTGACCGCCAGTCAGATCAATCCGTCCACGTCGGGCAATACCGCTGCGTTGTTAACGGGCGTTTACAACTCGATCCGGGAACCCTTTCAAAACAATTCGCAGTTGAATGCGCTCTGCGAAATGACTACCGATGCCATGATGGGCCCTACCCGAGGTCCGGACTGGGACGATAATGGCACCTGGCGTCAATTGCACCAGCACCGCTGGGACGGCAACCACATCCGCATTATCAACACCTTCAACAACATGAGTGGAGGGATCTTTGCGGCAACCGATATGCTGCGCTTTAATCCAACCCCGCAACAATCAGCCGAAGCCCGGTTTTTACGGGCATGGTGTATGTTCTGGCTACTGGACTTGTACGATCAGGTGCCTTACCGTGAGCCGGGAGAGAGTGTCGTGCAGGAATCCAAGGTGCGCAAAGGCATGGATGCGCTGAATTTCATTATCAGCGAAGTAACGACCATACAGGCTAATTTACCCGATGGTCCGGCTGGTCTGGCTAATAAAGATGCCGCCCGGGTGTTCCTGATGAAATTGTACCTCAACAAAGGCGCCTATGCGAACCGGGCGGCTCCAACCTTTGCTGCCGAGGATATGAACAAGGTCATTAGCCTGGGCGATGAGATTATCAATAGCAATAAATATTCGTTCACCGCCAATTATTACGACAGTTTCGCCCCGAACAATACGACGATCGGTAAAGAAAACATCTGGACGCAGGAAAATGTAGGCGGGGTATCTCCGAACGCAAACTTGCGGAACCGATGGGTTACCTTCTTACATCCGAACCAAAACCCCAATGGAAATAACGGCTGGGTAATCCCGCCAGACTTCTACGATAAATACGAAGCAACCGATAAGCGGCTGGGCGCTGCGTATAAGAGTCCGGGGGGACTGGCGAATCCAGGAAATCGCATCAATACCGGTTTTCTGATCGGTCAGCAGTACAATTTAACGACGGACGCTCCCTTAAAAGACAGGCCCGGTAATCCCCTGATTTTTTCGAAAGAGGTAAAAATTATTGAAACGGGTGCTAATCTGGAGCTACCGGGAATTCGTCCCATTAAATATCCGATTGATTACGCCAATGATGGTAGTCGTCTGATCGATAATGATTATGTGTATTTCCGGCTCGCCGATGTGTTGTTGATGAAAGCAGAAGCCATTCTACGGGGTGGTACTGCCACGAGTGCAGGCACTTATGGCAGTACGGCTGTTTCATTGGTCAATGCCATTCGTACTCATCCCTCCAGAGGAGCCAGCGCCTTAGCATCTGTGGACCTGAATGCATTACTCGATGAACGAGGCCGGGAGCTGTATATTGAGAACTGGAGACGGCAGGATTTGATCCGCTTCGGTAAGTTTCTGCAACCTTTTTACGAGAAGAATTACGCGAGCGATCCAAAGTATCTGTTGTTTCCGATTCCTATTCAACAAATGGCGGTCAATTCGAACCTGACCCAAAATTCGGGTTATTGA
- a CDS encoding alpha/beta hydrolase produces the protein MKCLKKIPIGLWLLLLPLVAQSQTSSPYRVDENQMYGMYSGLALLMDVHYPTRPNGYGIVFIAGSGWHAPMGYNAPPLKGIAQTLQYVKPLVEAGYIVFAINHRAAPRFRYPAAVEDAQRAVRFVRYHAKRFGIRPDPIGAAGGSSGGHLVSMLGVLDGNELRKDVDPVNRESAKVQCVVARAAPIDWVLFKEKGDPTGMVSFLGMMPNFVNVDSTTVEYKTYNEAFPLYHVSKDDPPFLLIHGDADKTVPFENSEKMEQALQKVGVPVKLVPIPGGGHGATFPGAKNPPDYLGEMCRWFDRYLVIK, from the coding sequence ATGAAATGCCTAAAAAAGATCCCGATTGGTTTATGGCTACTGCTGCTACCCCTGGTTGCCCAGAGCCAGACATCCTCACCCTACCGAGTAGACGAGAACCAGATGTATGGCATGTACTCCGGCCTGGCTTTACTGATGGATGTTCATTATCCCACCCGGCCAAATGGCTACGGGATCGTTTTTATTGCCGGCAGTGGCTGGCATGCGCCAATGGGCTATAATGCCCCACCCTTAAAGGGTATAGCGCAAACTCTCCAGTATGTAAAGCCGTTGGTCGAAGCGGGGTATATCGTCTTTGCCATCAACCACCGGGCGGCTCCTCGCTTTCGGTATCCTGCCGCCGTCGAAGATGCTCAGCGGGCCGTTCGATTCGTTCGCTACCACGCCAAGCGGTTTGGGATTCGCCCCGATCCGATCGGGGCAGCGGGTGGTTCTTCGGGAGGGCATTTAGTGAGTATGCTGGGCGTGTTGGACGGAAACGAACTGCGCAAGGATGTGGACCCCGTTAACCGGGAAAGCGCCAAAGTCCAATGTGTGGTAGCTCGGGCGGCACCGATCGATTGGGTTCTATTTAAAGAGAAGGGCGATCCAACGGGGATGGTCAGCTTCCTGGGCATGATGCCCAACTTCGTAAATGTTGATTCGACGACGGTCGAGTATAAGACCTATAACGAAGCGTTTCCATTGTATCATGTGTCGAAGGACGATCCTCCATTCCTGCTCATCCACGGTGACGCGGATAAAACGGTACCCTTCGAAAACTCCGAAAAGATGGAACAGGCCCTACAGAAAGTGGGGGTGCCAGTCAAACTAGTTCCTATCCCTGGCGGAGGGCATGGTGCCACGTTTCCAGGGGCCAAAAATCCACCCGACTATTTGGGGGAAATGTGCCGATGGTTTGATCGGTATTTGGTGATAAAATGA
- a CDS encoding TetR/AcrR family transcriptional regulator — MNKEAEIVVKALEMFNERGIEYVGLRELAAALGIRVGNLTYYFPTKDDLVNRLAQDLSRLNEQIVGEEPLSLFSFLERFRKVFAHHLQYRCLLLSIVHLMEQNKVLSAAYKETEKKRSLSIVNSLSSLQESDYLSPAADIDFLVSVCTLTARFWLSEASLSYSHLSPVEQITHYVRLLAKLFLPYATEKGSRDIGRFLAGL; from the coding sequence ATGAATAAAGAAGCAGAAATCGTGGTTAAAGCGTTAGAAATGTTCAATGAACGGGGCATTGAGTACGTTGGACTACGGGAACTGGCAGCGGCCCTGGGCATCAGGGTCGGCAACCTCACCTATTATTTTCCGACCAAAGATGATCTGGTAAACCGGCTTGCTCAAGACTTGTCCAGGTTGAACGAACAGATTGTGGGAGAGGAGCCACTTAGTTTATTTTCGTTTCTGGAGAGGTTTAGAAAAGTCTTTGCGCATCATCTTCAATATCGATGCCTTCTGTTGAGTATTGTGCACCTGATGGAGCAAAACAAGGTGCTGTCGGCAGCCTATAAGGAAACAGAAAAAAAGCGGTCCCTGTCAATTGTGAACAGCCTCTCATCACTGCAGGAATCGGATTATTTATCTCCGGCAGCCGACATTGATTTTCTGGTATCGGTATGTACCCTGACCGCCCGTTTCTGGCTTTCCGAAGCCAGTCTGTCTTATAGCCACCTGAGCCCGGTGGAACAAATCACGCACTATGTCAGACTGCTGGCTAAACTATTCCTACCCTACGCGACAGAGAAGGGTAGCAGGGATATTGGTCGGTTTTTGGCCGGATTATGA
- a CDS encoding cupin domain-containing protein, with amino-acid sequence MTINYPHTIQNCLGEKLTFLSVETHPNGDKVLVENQVTPQSGPPMHTHFMQDEELTVVSGTLAYQVQGQQPSYANAGESVLFKRGIPHRFWNAGTNNLICTGWIQPANSIVYYLSAIYAAQNKSGKAQPEAFDAAYLLTRYAHEYDMAEIPPFVKKVIIPITYWLGLLLGKYKHFTDAPAPLK; translated from the coding sequence ATGACAATTAACTATCCTCATACAATTCAAAACTGCCTGGGAGAAAAGCTCACGTTTCTCTCGGTCGAGACCCATCCCAACGGCGACAAAGTGCTGGTCGAAAATCAGGTGACTCCCCAGTCAGGGCCACCCATGCACACGCACTTCATGCAGGATGAAGAACTTACGGTCGTCTCGGGTACTTTAGCCTATCAGGTGCAGGGGCAGCAACCATCCTATGCTAATGCCGGTGAAAGCGTGCTCTTCAAGCGGGGAATCCCTCACCGTTTCTGGAATGCCGGTACGAACAACTTGATCTGTACCGGCTGGATTCAACCGGCCAACAGCATTGTTTATTATCTGTCGGCGATCTATGCGGCTCAGAACAAATCGGGTAAGGCCCAACCCGAAGCGTTCGATGCCGCTTACCTATTGACCCGGTATGCCCATGAATACGATATGGCTGAGATTCCTCCTTTTGTCAAGAAAGTGATTATTCCGATTACGTATTGGCTGGGTCTGCTACTGGGGAAGTATAAGCACTTTACCGACGCGCCAGCGCCATTGAAATAG
- a CDS encoding di-heme oxidoredictase family protein — MKKTSLLYLVTSVFTFGIVACNALLPEAKLDHDLLDGPIGELTPEQNVQFLRGDRAFNDEIFTTATGLGPIFVASSCGSCHAGDGKGHPFTTLTRFGQVDETGNKFMDHGGPQLQNRAIPGLTAETIPAGATSSRFMPPANTGLGLLGALSDAQILAKADPDDRNGDGISGVPNWITPPHFFKPQGFHEARDGKYIGRFGKKAAAIDLLHQTVNAYKQDMGITSEFDPEDPINYAVSGQAGDGVPDPEVASSTVNAVVFYLRTLKVPVQRNATDADVVTGKQVFVKSGCSGCHTPEWTTAQSDIAVLSKQTFAPYTDLLLHDMGKGLDDGYTEGTAKTAEWRTPPLWGLGLSKNSQGGSVFLLHDGRAHSVDEAIRLHGGEATKAKDAYTQLTSTDREKLLVFLDSL, encoded by the coding sequence ATGAAGAAGACCTCTTTACTATACCTGGTCACGTCGGTGTTTACGTTCGGTATTGTGGCTTGTAATGCCCTGCTACCGGAAGCTAAACTTGACCATGATCTGCTCGACGGGCCTATTGGCGAACTAACGCCCGAGCAAAATGTCCAATTCCTTCGGGGTGATCGCGCCTTTAACGATGAGATATTTACAACCGCCACAGGTCTGGGTCCCATATTCGTCGCATCATCTTGTGGGAGTTGCCATGCCGGAGACGGCAAAGGCCACCCCTTCACGACGTTGACACGCTTTGGGCAGGTGGATGAAACCGGCAACAAATTTATGGACCACGGAGGGCCACAGCTGCAAAACCGGGCAATTCCGGGCCTGACCGCAGAAACAATTCCAGCAGGTGCCACCTCATCGCGTTTCATGCCTCCGGCCAATACAGGATTAGGGCTTCTGGGCGCTTTATCCGATGCGCAAATCCTGGCAAAAGCTGATCCCGATGACCGCAATGGGGATGGCATTTCAGGCGTTCCGAACTGGATCACTCCTCCTCATTTTTTTAAACCCCAGGGATTTCATGAAGCCCGCGATGGCAAATATATCGGGCGATTCGGCAAAAAAGCGGCTGCTATCGACCTGCTTCACCAAACAGTGAATGCCTATAAGCAGGATATGGGCATCACGTCGGAGTTCGACCCGGAAGACCCCATCAATTATGCCGTCTCAGGTCAGGCAGGAGATGGCGTTCCCGACCCGGAAGTAGCCAGCTCGACCGTGAATGCTGTCGTGTTCTATCTCCGCACCCTCAAAGTTCCCGTTCAACGGAATGCAACGGATGCTGATGTCGTAACCGGAAAACAAGTATTCGTCAAAAGCGGCTGTAGCGGCTGTCATACACCGGAATGGACGACCGCCCAATCCGATATAGCCGTCTTGTCGAAGCAAACGTTCGCTCCTTACACCGATCTGCTTTTGCACGACATGGGCAAAGGTCTGGATGATGGCTACACGGAAGGGACGGCTAAAACAGCGGAGTGGCGTACACCTCCCCTTTGGGGCTTGGGTTTATCAAAAAATTCACAAGGCGGTAGTGTTTTTCTGCTTCACGATGGACGAGCTCATTCGGTTGACGAGGCCATTCGACTTCATGGCGGTGAAGCCACCAAAGCTAAAGACGCCTACACGCAGTTGACGTCTACGGATCGCGAGAAGCTTTTAGTATTTCTAGACTCCCTATAA
- a CDS encoding QcrA and Rieske domain-containing protein, with amino-acid sequence MPSNTTINRQDFLKTCGAACLGVVSFSALLTSCKSVYYAQMPVLKGNVIEVSRKEFDAVSKKGEVSIRPFILVEMKGQSFPIYLYRRSDTDYSAVLMKCSHQGNELNAHDGHLTCPAHGSEYDANGKVTEGPAEKNLTAYRVTADPQIITIHIA; translated from the coding sequence ATGCCTTCCAATACAACGATCAATCGCCAGGATTTCTTAAAGACCTGTGGAGCCGCCTGCCTCGGAGTAGTCAGCTTTTCAGCCCTGCTGACCAGTTGCAAAAGTGTTTATTATGCCCAAATGCCTGTTTTAAAAGGTAATGTGATCGAGGTCAGTCGAAAAGAGTTTGACGCCGTTTCCAAGAAAGGGGAAGTAAGTATACGACCCTTTATCCTGGTCGAAATGAAAGGACAGTCCTTCCCTATTTATCTCTATCGGCGAAGCGATACGGATTATTCAGCCGTATTGATGAAATGCTCCCATCAGGGCAACGAACTCAATGCACACGATGGACATCTGACCTGCCCGGCGCATGGCAGTGAATACGATGCGAATGGCAAAGTAACCGAAGGTCCGGCCGAAAAGAATCTGACGGCCTACCGCGTCACAGCAGATCCTCAAATCATCACTATTCACATCGCCTGA